A genomic stretch from Bos javanicus breed banteng chromosome 3, ARS-OSU_banteng_1.0, whole genome shotgun sequence includes:
- the SSR2 gene encoding translocon-associated protein subunit beta isoform X2: MRLLAFAVLALFAVTQAEEGARLLASKSLLNRYAVEGRDLTLQYNIYNVGSSAALDVELSDDSFPPEDFGIVSGMLNVKWDRIAPASNVSHTVVLRPLKAGYFNFTSATVTYLAQEDGPVVIGFTSAPGQGGILAQREFDRRFSPHFLDWAAFGVMTLPSIGVPLLLWYSSKRKYDTPKTKKN; encoded by the exons atgaGGCTGCTGGCATTCGCGGTGTTGGCTCTATTTGCTGTCACTCAAGCAGAGGAAGGAGCCAGGCTTTTGGCTTCCAAATCACTGCTGAACAGATATGCTGTGGAGGGGCGAGACCTGACCTTACAGTACAACATTTACAATGTTGGCTCAAG TGCTGCATTAGATGTGGAATTATCTGATGATTCCTTCCCTCCAGAAGACTTTGGCATTGTCTCTGGAATGCTCAACGTCAAATGGGACCGGATTGCTCC TGCTAGCAACGTCTCCCACACCGTGGTCCTGCGCCCTCTCAAGGCTGGTTATTTCAACTTCACCTCAGCAACTGTGACATACCTGGCCCAGGAGGATGGGCCTGTTGTG atcGGCTTTACCAGTGCACCGGGACAGGGAGGAATCCTGGCTCAGCGGGAGTTTGATCGAAGATTCTCCCCCCATTTT CTGGACTGGGCAGCCTTCGGGGTCATGACCCTCCCTTCTATTGGCGTCCCCCTGCTGTTGTGGTACTCCAGCAAGAGGAAATATGACACCCCCAAAACCAAGAAGAACTGA
- the SSR2 gene encoding translocon-associated protein subunit beta isoform X1, with the protein MCTMRLLAFAVLALFAVTQAEEGARLLASKSLLNRYAVEGRDLTLQYNIYNVGSSAALDVELSDDSFPPEDFGIVSGMLNVKWDRIAPASNVSHTVVLRPLKAGYFNFTSATVTYLAQEDGPVVIGFTSAPGQGGILAQREFDRRFSPHFLDWAAFGVMTLPSIGVPLLLWYSSKRKYDTPKTKKN; encoded by the exons ATGTGCACG atgaGGCTGCTGGCATTCGCGGTGTTGGCTCTATTTGCTGTCACTCAAGCAGAGGAAGGAGCCAGGCTTTTGGCTTCCAAATCACTGCTGAACAGATATGCTGTGGAGGGGCGAGACCTGACCTTACAGTACAACATTTACAATGTTGGCTCAAG TGCTGCATTAGATGTGGAATTATCTGATGATTCCTTCCCTCCAGAAGACTTTGGCATTGTCTCTGGAATGCTCAACGTCAAATGGGACCGGATTGCTCC TGCTAGCAACGTCTCCCACACCGTGGTCCTGCGCCCTCTCAAGGCTGGTTATTTCAACTTCACCTCAGCAACTGTGACATACCTGGCCCAGGAGGATGGGCCTGTTGTG atcGGCTTTACCAGTGCACCGGGACAGGGAGGAATCCTGGCTCAGCGGGAGTTTGATCGAAGATTCTCCCCCCATTTT CTGGACTGGGCAGCCTTCGGGGTCATGACCCTCCCTTCTATTGGCGTCCCCCTGCTGTTGTGGTACTCCAGCAAGAGGAAATATGACACCCCCAAAACCAAGAAGAACTGA